CCGGGGCCGATTTTTTCGTCATCAACGTCCCACTTTTGAGCGGACACGGCACCATCGCCCTCTTGGCCTTTCTGGGAGGGGTATCGGCCGCCGCCGGGATGGTTATGGTGGAATCGGTCGCCATATCCACCATGCTGCTCAACAATATCTTCATGCCGGTCATCGTTCGCTTCACCCCCCAACCCTGGTTTCCCTATCTGCTGATCAACCTGAAACGGCTCGGCATCATTCTGGTGATCTTCCTGGGGTATTTCTACTACCGGATCGCGGGCGACTCCTACATGCTGGTCAATATGGGGCTGATCTCCTTCTCGGCCGCCTGCCAGTTTCTGCCGGTCATGCTGGGGGGCCTCTATTGGAGGCGCGGCAACAAAACCGGCGCCATTACCGGTATCCTGTTCGGCTTTCTGACCTGGGCCTATACCTTGCTGCTCCCTTCGCTCGGCAAACCCGGCTGGCTTGGGATGGAACTGTTCACGAAAGGCCCTTTCGGCATCGGACTCCTCAAGCCGACCGAACTGTTCGGCCTCAGCAACATGGACCTGTGGAGCCACTCCCTGTTCTGGAGCATGCTGTTCAACGTGGGCGCATATATCTTCTGCTCGATCCTGTTGCGCCAGGACGAGTCGGAGCGCGAGCAGGTCCGGCGCTTCATCGGTAGCTACGAGCAGGAGCGCGCCTACTATCCGGCAGAGACCAAGCGTCTCTCCAAGCCGGTTACCATCGGCCAGTTCGTCAATCTGATGGCCAAGTTCATCGGAGAGGCGGATGCGCACCGAGCCATCAGCAGCCACCTGGGCGACCGGGAGATGGACGCGGACGGCAATGTTCCCGAGTTCGAACTGCCCAACCTGAAGCGGTTCACCGAGAAAACCCTGGCCGGGTCGGTCGGCGCGGCCGCCGCCGGGGCCATTGTGGACAGTTTCCTTTCCGACATGGGGTCACGCATGGAATCGGTCTACGATATCTTCAGCTCCGTGCGCACCTCCCTCGACCAGAGCCGCGAAGCTCTCTACGTCCGCCTGAAGGCGTCCGAGATCATCAATCGTACCCTTGACCTCCAGATCATCATGGATGACCTGCTCAACCTGCTCTTGAAGGAATTCAAGCTTGATGTGGCCTTCATCCAACTGCGCAACGGCAACGGCACCCTGACGGTCAAGAGCTATCAGGGGAGCAACCGGCGTCCCGTGGCTCCGCGGCATTGGTTCATGGAAAGCGCTCCCTACTGGGATATGGCGCTTTTGGACCGCAAGCCGCACTTCGTCAACGACACCAGCCAGATCAGTGGGACCGTCAACCTGGAGCAGACTATTGGGGAGGGAATCGTTTCCTGCGCCTATCTCCCCATCTTCCGCGAGGGCGAACCCTCCCTGGGGGTGTTATCGGTTTTTTCCAAATCGATCACCGGCATTTTCACCGAAGAGTTCATCAGCCTGCTGTGCAGTTTGGCGGGCCAACTGGCCCAGGCGGTCACCATTGTCCGCGAGATGGAGGCCAAGGAGCGGGAACGGAATGAGAAGGAACTGGCGCTCCTGACAAGCGCGCGGGTCACGCGGGACATGGAGATCGCCCAACAGATCCAGATGTCGCTCCTGCCCGACGCCGCCCCGGAGACCTTCGGGATCGATATGGCGGGCCGCTGCATCTCGGCCGCCCATGTGGGGGGCGATTATTACGATTTTTTCAAGCGCGACGACCGCACCATCGACCTCCTGATCGCCGACGTCTCCGGGCACAGCGTCGGCGCGGCCCTGATCATGGCCGAGGTACGCACCCTGTTGCGCGCCCAGGTCAATTCCGCCCACAGCGCCAGCGCCATTCTGCAAATCCTCAACAGCCAGCTTTACGACGATCTGACCCGCTCCGAGCTGTTCATCACCATGTTCTACGCCAAGTACAACTCCGCCACCGGCCGCCTTTCCTTCGCCAATGCCGGCCACAACCGTCCCATGATCAGCCGTGACGGCGAGCACTCATGCGTCGAGTTGGACGCGGAAGGCCTGATCCTCGGCGTCAAGACCTCGGTAATATTCGAGGAGCGCAGTTTCGAGCTTAAGGCGGGGGATGTGCTGCTCTTCTATACGGACGGCCTGACCGAGGCGCGCAACGAGCGGGACGAGATGTTCGGGACCGGGCGGGTATGCTCTCTCCTGGGCACGCTGCGGCACCTGCCGGCCAGGGAGATTATCGATGCGTTCTACGCGGCGGTCAGGGGCTTCACCGCTTCGGAAACATTCCAGGATGATATCTCCCTGGTCGTGCTCAAAATCCTGTAGAATCACCGCACCGTTCCCCGGCCTCGGCGCTCTGAGGGGGACACATAACGAAAGGAGTTACCCATGCAGTTGAAAATCGAAGAGAACGGAGCCGTCAGGGTCATCTACGTAAAGGAGGAACGCCTTGACGCCCACAACTCCGACGAGCTCAAGGCCGAACTGAACCGGCTGTTCGATAACGGGGCCAAAGACCTGTTGATCGACCTCAAGGAGGTACGTTTCATCGACAGTTCCGGGTTGGGGGTGCTGGTATCAGGATTCAAGAATGCATCCGCGCGCCAGGGGAGCCTCAAGCTTTCCGCGCTCCAGAGCCAGGTCAAGTCGATGTTCGAACTGACCCGCCTGCACCGGGTATTCGACATATTCCCGACGGTGGACGATGCGCTGGAGAGCTACTGACCGAGCCATCATTCACGTACCTGCAGTTTTCTCACACGCGAGGTTGTCATGAAGAACACCATCGACATAGAGATCGTTGTTCCCAACCAGACCCGTTACCTGAGCATGATCGGCAAAATCGGCGAAAATGTGGTGCGGGAGCTGGACCGCTTCAAAGGGGACCGGGAGGCCTTGGCGCACCACCTCAACGTGGTGCTGACCGAGGCCATGGTAAACGCCATCAAACACGCCAATGCCGCCGACCCCAGCAAGGAAATCCAGATACGCATCAGCGTCTCCGATCAGGAGATCTGCATCAAGGTCTACGACAGCGGGCAGGGTTTCGACCTCACGAGCGTACCCGATCCCAAGTTTGAAGCGGACCAGCTCGGCGAAAAGGGGCGCGGCATCTTCATCATCCGCTCTTTGATGGATTCCGTGGAGTACAAAAAGGCCGACGGAGGCAATGTCCTGGAGATGAAAAAATCCCTTGGCTAAAAAGGACGCGCCTCAACGCCCCATTCATTCAATTCCGTCAGCACGTTGCCAATCATTTTTTCAAGTTGTGCAGTAATGTTTTGGGAGAGTTCCGCTCCCATCTCGATACTGGCGGGCTGAATCCCGACCAGTACCATCTCACGGGGAGCATGCCCCAGCAACTCCGCCACGGCGAGAAGATCCTTGAGCCCCATCTGGTGAGGAGAAACCTTGGTTTGCAGAGCAATCGGCAACTCCTTGCCCGACAGCCGCACCAGCGTTCCCGGTTTGCCCCCCGTTTCGACCGCATCCACCACCAAGAGCCGCCCGATCCCTTCCAGCATGGGCAAAAGATCCAACCCCAGGGTGCCCCCGTCCATGATCTCCACTTGGGGCGGGAAGCGGTAGCGTTTCTGGAGTTCCTGGACCACCCGCACGCCTACCCCGTCGTCGCACATCACCAGATTGCCGATGCCGAGCACCAGGATAGCTGGGGCTTGGGCTTGACCGTCATGCAAAATCATGCACCCCTCCGCTGCGGAAAATGGACGCGCCCCCTGTGGCCCGGCTGAACCTAAAATATCCCCAGAATCCGTGACGCCGGAATACCTGAGCTGCCGGAAGAGCCGGAGCCCGCACGCCGTCCGTGCAGCACCAAGCCACTCACCACGCTGGGCCGCCGCCGGACGGTCGGCCATCTGCATCCCCGCAGAGGCAGAGGCATTCCGGACAAGCGGAGGCATGGAGGCGTCACGGATTCTGGGGATACACTAATCCTCTTTCTTCACCGTGAACTTGTAACCGCAGAACATGCTGGAAATCTCGCTGCCGTGCTCCTTGATGTCCATCAACCAGGCGCTGTAGATATGGTTGATGACGAAACCGACGATCAGCCACATGCCGAAATGATGGGTGAGCCGCATCCCCTGGTCGCTGAACAGGGCATACATGAAACCGAGCGCCCGGTGCATCGGCGAGGCGGGGGCGTGTTCGGCATACAACGCAAAGCCGGTCAGGATCATGGTGGAGTAGATGCAGAACAGGGCGATATAGGCGGTGGTCGCCAGGGGGTTGTGTCCAACGGTCTCGGGCACATCCTTGTCGATCAGCAGGTAGTAGCGCAGCATCCTGAGCAATTTATGACGCCCCCTGGCGGTGGCGAGCGGGAAAAACTCTTTCCACCCCGAGTACTTGTTGCCGATGAACGACCAGATCACCCGGGAGATCACGCTGACGGCAAACAGGTAGGCCGCGGCAAAATGGATGAAACGAATCCAGCCCATCGTAAAATCGGATGCCGAACGGCCGAACGAGAAGGGGGTGCCGATGAAGAAGCCGGTCACCGACAGCACGACGATGCAGATCACGTTGATCCAGTGGCACCAGCGCACCGGCAATTCCCAGATGTAGTTCTTGAATTTGCACTGTTCGCTCATAACCGGCCCCCCTTCTAGGAAACCTTCACTCTGATCACTTCATTTCCGGCGGTATCCACCACATGAACGGCGCAGGCCAGGCACGGGTCAAAGGAGTGGACGGTGCGCAGGATCTCCAGCGGTTTGGCGGGGTCGGCCACTGGTGTTCCGATCAGGGCCGCCTCGTAGGGGCCGCGCTGCCCCCGGGCATCCCGGGGGGACGCGTTCCAGGTGGAGGGGACAACCGCCTGGTAGTTGAGGATCTTCTGGTCCCTGATCTTGATCCAGTGCCCCAGGGCGCCGCGCGGCGCCTCGTGCCAACCGTAGCCGCTGGCCTCGGCGGGCCATTCGCCGGGGTCCCACTTCTCGTTGGCGTGGATGCGGTAATCGCCCTTGGCGATATTGGCGATCAGCTCGTCCAGCCATTTCGGAGTCTGGCGGGCGACCAGCAGGCAATCGATGCCGCGGGCGCCGGTCCTCCCCAGGGTGGAAAAGAGCGCCTCGGGGCCGACTCCCAGCTTGTTCAACACCATATCCACCGCCGCCTTGGCCTCCTTGTGGCCGGAGGCATACGCTACCAGCACCCGGGCCAAGGGTCCTACCTCCATGGCCTTTTCATCGTAGCGGGGCGCCTTGACCCAGGAGTACTTTTTGTCCGTATCCAGGTATTCGTAGGGGGGCTTGGGGCCGCTGTAGCGCGCCTCGGATTCGCCGTCCCAGGGATGGAGTCCCTTTTCCGGGCCGTTCTTGTACTCGAACCAGGAGTGGTCCACGTACTCGGCCACCTTTTTCTGGTCCACCGGCAGCACCTGGGAGATGTCCTTGCCCAGGATGGCGCCCTGGGGCAACCACTGGTTGCCGGCCGCATCGGGGAATTCGCCGTAGCAGAGGAAATTGCCCACCCCGCCGCCGATAGCGGCCCACTCCTTGTAGAAAGAGGCGACCGCCAGAAGGTCCGGGATATAGACCTTTTCCACGAAGTCCTGCGCCTTCTTCAGCAGGCGTTTGATCTCCATCAGCTTGTCGGCGTTGAGGGCGTTCTGGGAGTCGGGATCGATGGGGATCGACATGCCGCCCACCAGAAAGGTCTGGGGATGGGGATTCTTGCTCCCCAGGATGGCGTGAATCCTGATAACGTCCTTCTGCCACTCCAGGGCCTCCAGATAGTGGGCCGTCGCCATCAGGTTCGCCTCGGGGGGGAGCTTGTAGGCCGGATGGCCCCAGTAGGCGTTGGCGAACGGACCGAGTCGCCCCGATGCCACGAAGGCTTTGAGCCTGTCCTGCACCGATTTGAAGTAGGTCGGGGAGTTGTTGGGCCAGTCGGAGAGAGAGGCGGCCAGGGCAGAAGTCCCGGCCGGGTCGGCCTTGAGGGCCGAGGTCACGTCCACCCAGTCCAGGGCGTGCAGGTGATAGAAATGGATAACGTGATCCTGCACATTCTGGATGCCGATGATGATATTCCTGATCAACTGGGCGTTGGGCGGGATTTTGATCCTGAGCGCATCCTCCACGGCCCGGATGGAGGCGATGGAATGCACGGTAGTGCAGACGCCGCAGAAACGCTGGGTCCAGAACCAGGCATCCCGCGGGTCGCGCCCCTGGAGGATCTTCTCGATGCCACGGAACATGGTGCTGGAACTCCAGGCATCGGTGATCCTGCCGTTATCGATCTCGGCCTCGATGCGCAGATGTCCTTCAATCCTGGTAATCGGGTCAACCACTATCTTGGCCATTGCCTATCCCTCCCTGTTTTCGTCGCTGGGTTCCTTATCTCTCCTTATGGCGTTCAGTGCGCCGTGGACGGCAAAGGCCGTTGCGGCGCCGGCCGCGAGCCCGATGCCGATCTTGTCGGCGGTCTGCTCGATACCGAAACCGGGCACGTGGGGCAGACGTTTGTACAGGGGGCCCATGGTGTCCCAGAAGGCCGGCTCCGAGCACCCGGCGCAGCCGTGGCCGCTCCCCACCGGCCAGCTAGTCTTGTCGTTGTAGCGTTGAGTGGGACAATTGTGGAACGTGGCCGGCCCCTTGCAGCCCATCCGGTAGAGGCAGAACCCCTTGCGGTGGCCGTCGTCGCCCCACTGCTCCACGTACTGGCCGGCATCGAAATGGGGGCGGCGCTCGCAGTTGTCGTGGATGCGTTTGCCATAGGCGAACAGCGGCCGGCCGTGGCCGTCCAGGGCCGGGATCTTGCCGAATACCAGATAGTGGACCACGGTGGCGGTCAGGTTGTCGGCATTGACCGGACAGCCGGGCAGGTTGATGACCGTTGCGCCGGGAACCGCCTCTTTGACGCCGACGGCCCCGGTGGGGTTGGGCACGGCAGCCGGGATGCCGCCGAAGGATGCGCAGGTGCCCACCGCGATGGTTGCCAGGGCGCCGCCGCAGACCTGGCGCGCCCGCTCAAGGTGCGACTTGCCGCCCACACAGCCATAGACGCCGCCGTCCCTCATGGGGATCGATCCCTCGACGACGCAAAGGTACTTGCCCCTGTAGTCGGCAATGGTTTTTTCCAGGGCGGCTTCCGCCTGGTGCCCGGCGGCGGCCATGATGGTCTCATGGTAGTCGACGGAGAGGATATCGAGGACGATCTCCCCCACGGTCGGGTTGGCGGAGCGCAGCAGCGCCTCCGTATCCCCGGCGCAATCCTGAAACTCCAGCCAGACCAGCGGCGGGCGCTTGACCTCGTCCAGGGCCTGGGCAACTTTGGGGGCGAAGGTGACCGGCAGGGCCATGGCAGCGGTCATGGCGGAACAGAATTTCAAAAAATCCCGTCGGGAAACCCCCCGTTCCCTGAGTATTTCTCCTACAGAGTACTCGCGCATTGCGCAATTACGTTCTAACAAACCGTTTTCAGCACCATCATCTTGACTGTTCATTCACAACCCCCTTTTTGGCTGGAGTGACCTAACATCAATCATTATGGGCATATATTGAATATATTTATTGCCATTCAGTATAATATAAAAATGTTCTATTGCAATATTTTTTGTCAATCTTTCTTGGGATGCCACAAAAAAACGGCTGCCGAAGCAGCCGTTGCACAGGGGAATTTGAAAAATCAGTTTTTGGGTTTGGTCTTTTTCTTTTGTTTGAGCGATTCCCTGAGACGCTTGGAGGCCCGCTCGATCATCAGGTGGTGACTGCCCAGGTGGGGCGATTCCGCAGCAGGCACGCGCTGGGTGTAACTACCATCCGGGTGCATGTCCCAGACCGAGCGTTGGTCGGAAAGATGAATATCGAAGATGGCCCGCAACTCCTTGGTCAACTCCGGTGACTCGACCGGACAGAGGACCTCTACACGCGCTTCAAGATTGCGTTTCATGGCGTCTGCCGAAGCGATGAAATAGTCATCCGCGCCGCCGTTTCTGAAATAGTAGAGACGCGAGTGTTCCAGGAAGCGCCCGACGACGCTCATAACCCTAATATTCTCCGAAAGCCCGGGAATGCCGGGGCGCAGCCGGCAGGTGTCGCGCACCACCAGGTCGACCTTCACCCCTGCCTGGGACGCCCGGTAGAGCGCCTTGACGATATCGCCATCTTCCAGGGCGTTCATCTTGAACTGGATCAGCCCGCCCCCTTTTTGGCGGTGCGACTCGATCTCCCGTTCAATCCCCGCCAGGAGCGCCTTTTTGAGCATCCGGGGCGCCGGTACGATCTTCTGGTAGTTACGTTTCGCCATGAAACCGGTGGTCAGGTAGTTGAACAACTCCGTCACGTCCTGGCCGATCGTCTGATCGCAGGTCAACAGTCCCAGGTCGCTGTAGATGCGCGCCGTCTCGGCATGGTAATTTCCGGTGCCGATGTGCACATACCGCCGCAGCCCGTTATAGTCCTGACGCACCACCAGAATCACCTTGCAATGGGTCTTGAGGCCAACGACGCCGTAGGTCACATGGATACCGGCCTCTTCCATCCGTTCCGCCAGGCGGATATTGGCCGCCTCGTCGAAGCGGGCCTTGAGTTCCACCACCACCGCCACCTGTTTGCCGTTCTGGGCGGCCAGCACCAGGGAATCGATGATGCGTCCCTGGATGGAGGTGCGGTAGAGGGTCATCTTGATGCCGCGTACCTTGGGGTCGGTGGCCGCTTCCCGCAGGAAGCGCTCCACCGATGTGGAGAACGACTCGTAGGGGTGTTGCAGCAGGATGGAGCCGCAGTCGCGGATGATATGGAAGATGTTGCGCGTCGCCTGCAACTGGGGGTGTTCGATGGGGTAATGGGGCTGGTCGTGCAGCCGGGCATAATCGAGGCCAGCGAGTTCGAACAGGTCGCGCAGGGCCAGAAGACCGGGCACCTCGAAGACGTCGTTTTCTTCGTCCAGCTCCAACTCGGCCGCCAGGCGACCGCGATGGACCGGATCCATGCCGGCGCCGATCTCCAGGCGCACAATCGGGGCGAACTTCCGCTCCTTCAATTCGGACTCGATCATAGCCATCAGATCGTCGGCTTCCTCCTCATCCCGTTCGGTATTGGCATTGCGGGTCACGCGGAAGATTTCGCAGCTCACGATACTCATGCCGGGAAAGAGCGTGTCCAGGTTGTTCATCATCACGTCTTCCAGGCAGACGAAATGGTCCCCCTTCCCCACCCTTATAAAACGGGGTGTTCCCAGGCCGACCGGCACCTTGACCCGCGCCAGGGACACCTCCCGCGCCCTGGGGTAGCGCAGGGTCACCAGCAGGTTGAGGGACAGGTTGGAAATGAACGGGAATGGGTGGGCCGGGTCGATGGACTGGGGGGTCAGCAGGGGAAAGATGTTGGTATAGTAGTGCTCCCGCAATGTCTTCTTTTCCTTGGCGGTAAGTTCGTTGTAGGATTCTACGGCGATGCCCTTTTCCTCCAGCAGGGAGCAGAGGTGGCGGAAAAGCTGATCCTTGCGGGCCTCAAGACTGCGAATGACAAGGTGGCACTCCTGAACCTGCTGGTGCGGTGTACGGCCATCCAGGGTCAGCTCCCGCATGCCGGCGCCGATCTGCTGCTTAAGGCCACCGATGCGCTTCATGAAAAATTCGTCCAGATTTGAACTGACAATGGCGATGAACTTCAGGCGCTCGAGCAGGGGCGTCCGGCTGTCCTCGGCTTCGTGCAGTACCCGCTGGTTAAATTCCAGCCACGTCAACTCCCGGTTGAGATACCACTCGCTGTCGTTCAGATCGAATTCGGGAGCAGCCGGAGTTTCCTCAACGGCCACAGGCGGCTTCCGTTTCGTCGCCTTGGCCTTGGGGGGCTTTGCCGGTGTTGGGTCTACCTTGTCCACCTTGCCTCGCTTGGTCTTTTTCTGGGCTTGTTTCTTGGTACGGGGGGATGCTGTCACCGTGGTCTCCAGGGTGCGGATTTGTTCTACCTGATAGATGTTACATTATTATGGCACCGTAGCAACAAGCATGGAACAGATTTGCGTCTACAGCACTGTTGTGGTACACCTGATCACCTATGAAACGACTCAACACTCCGCAGCAACAGGCTGTCAACCACACCGAGGGCGCCCTGCTGATCCTGGCCGGGGCCGGTTCCGGAAAGACCCAGGTCATCACAAGCCGCATCGTTCACCTGCTCAAGGATAAGCGCATCCCCGCCGACAACATCCTGGCGGTGACCTTCACCAACAAGGCCGCCCGGGAGATGAAGGAGCGCGTCGGCGCCATGGCCGGCAGAATGGCGGACGGGATCATCATCTCTACCTTCCATTCCCTGGGGGTGCGCATCCTGCGCCGCGATATCCGGGCGCTGGGCTTCAAGCCCAACTTTTCGATCTACTCCACGTCGGACCAGGCCGGCGTACTGCGGCAGGCCATGCGGGAGCGGGACATCGACCCGAAGCAATGCGACCCGGACCTGATGCTCTGGAAGATCTCCGGCCTCAAAAACCGTCTCATCACCCCTGCCGAATTCAAACCGGCCCACGACGACAAGCTCGAACTGGCCACGGCCGCAGTCTACCCTCGCTACCAGGAACTGCTCAAGGGGTTCAACGCCATCGATTTCGACGACATTATCATGCTTTCGGTCAGGCTGCTGCAATCCAACGCCGCTATCCTGGGGCACTGGCAGGAGCGTTTCCGCTACATCATGGTGGATGAGTATCAGGATACCAACGCCTCACAGTACCTGCTGATCTCGCTTCTGGCTCAGAAACACGGCAACATCTGCGTGGTGGGGGACGACGACCAGTCCATCTACGGCTGGCGCGGGGCCGAGGTGCAGAACATCCTCAATTTCGGAGACGACTATCCGGGCTGCCGGGTGATCAAGCTGGAGCAGAACTACCGTTCCACCAGCTCGATCCTGGATGCGGCCAACAGCGTCATCAGGAACAACCCGGTCCGTACCGACAAGGCCCTCTGGACGGCCGGCGGCCAGGGGCGCGGGATCGACCTGATCGTTGCGGCCGACGAAGAGGAAGAGGCCGCCAGGGTGGCTGACAGCATGATGCTGGAGCAGTTCCGCGGCAAACTCCCGTGGTCCGATTTTGCCGTACTCTACCGATCCAACGCCCAGAGCCGGGCCTTCGAGGAAAAATTGCGCCTGGAGCGCATCCCCTATATCGTGGTGGGGGGACAGCAGTTCTACGAACGCAAGGAGGTCAAAGACGCCGTGGCCTACCTGCGGGTCATCGACAACCCGGGCGACGAGGCATCCCTGCTGCGCATCATCAACTTCCCCCGCCGGGGCATCGGCGACAACACCCTTTTGCACCTCAACCAGTGGTCCCTGGCGCACAACGTTCCCCTGTTCGAGGCCTTGGGCCGGGTGGCGGAGATCGCCGACATCTCGGAGTCGTCGAAAAAAGCGGTAGGGGCCTTCCACCGGATGATGACGGAGGTTATTGCCGGTTTCGGCCGCACCGACCTGGGGGCCCAGGTCAACGCCCTTTTCAACCGCCTGCGCATCGAGGACGAATTGTACCGCACCCTGAACGACGCTTCCCAGGCCCGCAAGCGGATCGAGAATATCGAACAGGTGGTCAACTCCCTGGCCATATTCGAGGCCCAAACCCCCAGGGCCACCCTGTCGGCGTTTCTCGAGAGGATCTCGCTGATGGACGAGGAAAAATCGGAGGACGACAAGGAGCACGGCCACGACGCCGTCACACTCATGTCGCTGCACTCCAGCAAAGGGCTGGAATTCAACCATGTTTACCTGGTGGGGTTGGAGGAGGAATTGCTCCCCCACAAGCGTTCCATTGAGGAGGACCCGGCCTGTGCCGAGGAACGGCGGCTGTGCTACGTGGGCATCACCCGCGCCCGCCAGCACCTGACCATCTCCCGCTGCCGGACCCGCAGGAAGTACGGCAGCATCGAAGAACGCAAGCCGAGCCGTTTTTTGGCAGAGATACCGGAGCACCTGCTGCTTGATGCGTCAACCGATGGCGGCGAGGCCGCGGAGGGGGAACCGGTGGATCTGGCGGCAGCCTTCTTTGCCCAGATGCTGGGGGAGTGACCTGAATCGGAGCGGCTTCTCACTCGCTCACAGGGGCACAGAGGACACCCAAAATCAAAGGCTTATAGCGGTAAAACAAAATCTTGTATTTTATTCTAAGTCGTTAGTCTTCCTGATTTTCTCTGTGCATCTGTGAGCTCTGTGAGAGATTGCCTTTACCCCGCCGTGATCACCAGGAACCGGTCATCGAAATAACGTTCCAGCAGCGGACGCACATCATGCCATGACAGCCCCCCTCCCCCGCAACCGGGTCGCGGCACCACGATCATCTTCCAACCAGCCGTATCGGCAAGCGCGGCCAATTCACGGGCGGACTGTTCGATCAACCCCAGGTCGGGGACGGCATAGGGCGACTGCTCCACCGGGAAACTCACCAAATTGCCGCCCAGGTGATGCACATGGTTGCCGTCCTCTGCGATGCAGGCGCCAAGCCTTCCGGGAAACCAGGGAAAGAGCCGCGCAGCCTGGGCAGCCACCCCTCGTCCCATGACAGCCTTGCCGTTTTTCGCCACCTCCCCGTTGGTAGTAATGGCAACAATGGCGGTTTTTTGATAATCCCAGATATTGCCGTGGATCTCACGCATCGGAGTTTACCTCGAAAAAAACCCGCGGCTGGTGACAGCGCGGGCTGTAGTAACGGTCAGTAGAGTTTGTGGATGAAGTTGGCGATTTCCTCACCCTCGTCCGTTGCCTGGATCGGCATGACCCCCCTGATGCGGCCCAATCCGCCCCCCTCGCCGCCGGAGCGGGTATCGCTGAAGGTTGCCAGTTCCTTGCCGGTTTTGGCGTCAACCAGACGGCCCGAGACCGAGATATTGGTCTTGCCGCTCTCCGGGGCCATCCATCCCAGGAAAAACTTGGCCGCACCGATGCCGCCGTTGAACTTGGTAAATTTACCCTCCACGATTATGGCCTTGCCCTTTGGCGTGCCGCCGGCAAGCACGTTTTTGAACTTCCCTTCCTTTTTCAGGTACTTGACAAGGCTTTCTTTCAGGTTCTTTACGAGGGTCGGCTTGATTTCCTCCACGATCTTCTTTTCCTCGTCGTCGAGATTGGCCAATTCAGCCCCCTCGGTGGCAAAGGCCTTGACGACTATCGTGTCGTAGGCGGACAGGCGCTCGCTGGTAAAAATAGATTCCTTGCCCAAAACATCGGGACTGGGCAGCGTATCCCTGGCAAACACCGTGAATGCGCCGCACAGCAAAAAAACGACAAGCAAAGAAACTTTTTTCATAATCCCCCCCATTTAATTGTTACAATTGACTATAGCAACACAGGTGTCATTGTCAATCATAAAGTTGCATTATTTCGAATAGTTACGAATTAGCCATCCCCAACTCCCATCCAGACGCACAAAAGGTGCCCCATGGCAAATACAAGGCTTGATACATCCGCATACATCGCCCGGCTCAGGGCGCTGGACAAGAACGCACTCCCGCCTGACGGCGGCCAGGGCTTCAATCGCCTGATTTTTGCCCGCAGCCCCTATCTGCTGCAGCACGCCGAAAACCCGGTGGCATGGTATGAATGGGGCGATGCAGCCTTTGAGAAGGCCCGTGGCGAAAACCGGCCGGTATTGCTCTCCATCGGCTACGCCACCTGCCACTGGTGCCATGTCATGGCCCATGAGTCCTTTGAGGACGAGCAGGTTGCCGCGCTGTTGAACAGCCACTTCGTCTGTATCAAGGTGGACCGGGAGGAGCGCCCGGATATCGACGATTTTTACATGGCCGTGTCCCAGGTGTTGACCGGCAGCGGCGGGTGGCCGCTGAACATCTTCATGACGCCGGACAAACGCCCCTTCATGGCCGTCACCTACCTGCCCCGACAGGGACGCGGGGGGCAGAGCGGC
The genomic region above belongs to Oryzomonas sagensis and contains:
- a CDS encoding ATP-dependent helicase, which translates into the protein MKRLNTPQQQAVNHTEGALLILAGAGSGKTQVITSRIVHLLKDKRIPADNILAVTFTNKAAREMKERVGAMAGRMADGIIISTFHSLGVRILRRDIRALGFKPNFSIYSTSDQAGVLRQAMRERDIDPKQCDPDLMLWKISGLKNRLITPAEFKPAHDDKLELATAAVYPRYQELLKGFNAIDFDDIIMLSVRLLQSNAAILGHWQERFRYIMVDEYQDTNASQYLLISLLAQKHGNICVVGDDDQSIYGWRGAEVQNILNFGDDYPGCRVIKLEQNYRSTSSILDAANSVIRNNPVRTDKALWTAGGQGRGIDLIVAADEEEEAARVADSMMLEQFRGKLPWSDFAVLYRSNAQSRAFEEKLRLERIPYIVVGGQQFYERKEVKDAVAYLRVIDNPGDEASLLRIINFPRRGIGDNTLLHLNQWSLAHNVPLFEALGRVAEIADISESSKKAVGAFHRMMTEVIAGFGRTDLGAQVNALFNRLRIEDELYRTLNDASQARKRIENIEQVVNSLAIFEAQTPRATLSAFLERISLMDEEKSEDDKEHGHDAVTLMSLHSSKGLEFNHVYLVGLEEELLPHKRSIEEDPACAEERRLCYVGITRARQHLTISRCRTRRKYGSIEERKPSRFLAEIPEHLLLDASTDGGEAAEGEPVDLAAAFFAQMLGE
- a CDS encoding DUF4410 domain-containing protein; protein product: MKKVSLLVVFLLCGAFTVFARDTLPSPDVLGKESIFTSERLSAYDTIVVKAFATEGAELANLDDEEKKIVEEIKPTLVKNLKESLVKYLKKEGKFKNVLAGGTPKGKAIIVEGKFTKFNGGIGAAKFFLGWMAPESGKTNISVSGRLVDAKTGKELATFSDTRSGGEGGGLGRIRGVMPIQATDEGEEIANFIHKLY
- a CDS encoding macro domain-containing protein, coding for MREIHGNIWDYQKTAIVAITTNGEVAKNGKAVMGRGVAAQAARLFPWFPGRLGACIAEDGNHVHHLGGNLVSFPVEQSPYAVPDLGLIEQSARELAALADTAGWKMIVVPRPGCGGGGLSWHDVRPLLERYFDDRFLVITAG